From a single bacterium genomic region:
- the queG gene encoding tRNA epoxyqueuosine(34) reductase QueG, with protein MVSSVQKNSKTLKEHVLKQGFNKVGLCKAQDVQSYEPYLQWVNKGFAGNMHYMAEEERKQKRHNVQKLMPKCQTVLMASISYKPKEESVQNPQAKIARYAWGKDYHKLLKKKLKQAMQTFMQEQKLEFDYKIYVDTGPILERDHAVQAGLGWIGKNTMLIDTMLGSYTLLACVLLELELNADPPMLRQHCGTCTRCLDACPTQAFEAPYVLNANKCISYHTIENRDEALPKHVAENKEGWLIGCDICQEVCPWNRKAPAHNEPNFLPKSHVGISIKDIQTMTEESFKEHFAGTSLYRTGLKKMKKTLKD; from the coding sequence ATGGTGTCATCAGTTCAAAAAAACAGTAAAACCCTTAAAGAGCATGTTTTAAAACAAGGCTTTAATAAAGTGGGTTTGTGTAAAGCGCAAGATGTGCAAAGCTATGAACCTTATCTTCAATGGGTTAATAAAGGGTTTGCCGGCAACATGCATTATATGGCAGAAGAAGAACGCAAACAAAAACGACACAATGTTCAAAAACTCATGCCCAAGTGTCAAACGGTTTTAATGGCCAGCATATCTTACAAACCTAAAGAAGAAAGCGTGCAAAACCCGCAGGCAAAAATTGCGCGTTATGCTTGGGGCAAAGATTATCATAAGCTTTTGAAAAAAAAATTAAAGCAAGCCATGCAAACTTTTATGCAGGAACAAAAGCTAGAGTTTGATTACAAAATTTACGTGGACACGGGGCCTATATTGGAAAGAGATCATGCCGTGCAGGCGGGATTAGGCTGGATTGGTAAAAACACCATGCTGATTGATACCATGCTGGGATCGTATACCTTGTTGGCCTGTGTGCTTTTGGAGCTTGAATTAAACGCAGACCCTCCCATGTTAAGACAACATTGTGGCACCTGCACCCGTTGTTTGGATGCCTGTCCAACTCAAGCTTTTGAAGCGCCGTATGTGCTTAATGCCAACAAGTGCATTTCTTATCATACCATAGAAAATAGAGACGAAGCTTTGCCAAAGCATGTTGCTGAAAATAAAGAGGGGTGGCTGATTGGCTGTGATATTTGCCAAGAAGTTTGTCCTTGGAATAGAAAAGCCCCCGCACACAATGAGCCTAACTTTCTACCTAAAAGTCATGTGGGTATAAGCATTAAGGATATTCAAACCATGACTGAAGAAAGTTTTAAAGAGCACTTTGCCGGAACAAGTCTATACAGAACGGGGTTGAAAAAAATGAAAAAAACTTTAAAAGATTAA
- a CDS encoding response regulator transcription factor, with translation MVRQQKTQLLLADDDELILQYAADYFKKKGYRVFTENNGYDALMTMQIKSPDLAIIDVMMPGMDGISTLQKAKQDPRIADIPIIIISAKNQQENIVSGLNHGAHDYIVKPFDIDELSARVAGILKREKKEALQQ, from the coding sequence ATGGTCCGTCAACAAAAAACGCAATTACTTTTAGCAGATGATGATGAGCTGATTTTACAGTATGCAGCAGATTATTTTAAAAAAAAGGGGTATCGGGTTTTCACCGAAAACAATGGTTATGATGCCTTGATGACCATGCAAATAAAAAGCCCAGATTTAGCCATTATTGATGTAATGATGCCCGGTATGGATGGTATATCAACCCTACAAAAAGCCAAGCAAGACCCACGTATAGCAGATATTCCTATAATTATTATATCTGCTAAAAATCAACAGGAAAATATTGTATCTGGATTGAACCATGGTGCACATGACTATATAGTTAAACCTTTTGATATTGATGAACTTTCTGCACGTGTTGCTGGTATTTTGAAGCGAGAAAAAAAAGAAGCCCTTCAACAATGA
- a CDS encoding serine/threonine protein kinase, producing the protein MMDTDQSSVWGEETQYFFDLGPDQILNAIEQQGYVCTGRCFALNSFENRVYEVEIEANTAQDALAHKKVIKFYRPGRWSKAQILEEHTFLLDLHSHDIPVVAPELFPDGSTLKTTDTGIHFCVFPKVGGRLLEEPNTEDYLQLGRLVARIHQVGQSKTFQHRLKLNQQSFALDHLKFLTQEWQSFPMHHAQHFERVVHSIVDYAKPLFAQFTPIRVHGDCHFGNILKNQKQLSFVDFDDCISAPEIQDLWLLAKLTDPKPFANEEFNTLIEGYEQIRPFNPAQAQLAAPLRALRMIHFSAWIAHRWQDPAFPQAFPEFNSEKYWQEQLNELQNIVHHFD; encoded by the coding sequence ATGATGGATACCGATCAATCAAGTGTTTGGGGTGAAGAAACGCAGTATTTTTTTGACCTGGGCCCGGACCAGATTTTAAACGCTATCGAACAACAAGGCTATGTCTGTACAGGAAGATGCTTTGCGCTGAATAGTTTTGAAAACAGGGTTTATGAAGTAGAGATTGAAGCAAATACAGCACAGGATGCTCTAGCCCATAAAAAAGTGATCAAATTTTACCGGCCCGGTCGTTGGAGTAAAGCACAAATTTTAGAAGAGCACACGTTCTTGCTGGATTTGCATAGCCATGACATCCCTGTGGTGGCACCTGAACTTTTTCCAGATGGCAGCACCTTAAAAACAACCGACACCGGCATTCACTTTTGTGTTTTTCCAAAAGTAGGCGGTCGCTTATTGGAAGAACCCAATACCGAAGATTACCTACAGTTGGGGCGCCTTGTGGCACGTATTCATCAAGTGGGGCAGAGCAAGACTTTTCAACACCGCTTAAAACTTAACCAACAAAGCTTTGCTTTGGATCATTTGAAATTTCTAACCCAAGAATGGCAAAGCTTTCCCATGCACCACGCCCAGCATTTTGAACGCGTGGTTCATTCCATTGTAGATTACGCCAAACCCTTGTTTGCACAGTTCACTCCCATCCGCGTTCACGGCGATTGCCACTTTGGCAACATTTTAAAAAATCAGAAACAATTATCTTTTGTAGATTTTGATGATTGCATTTCTGCTCCTGAAATTCAGGACCTATGGCTTTTGGCCAAACTCACCGATCCCAAACCTTTTGCCAATGAAGAATTTAATACTTTGATTGAAGGCTATGAACAAATACGGCCATTCAATCCTGCACAAGCTCAATTGGCCGCACCTTTGCGTGCATTAAGAATGATTCATTTCTCAGCCTGGATTGCTCACCGTTGGCAAGACCCCGCCTTCCCACAAGCTTTCCCAGAGTTCAACAGTGAAAAATACTGGCAGGAACAGCTCAATGAACTACAGAACATTGTTCATCATTTTGACTAA
- a CDS encoding response regulator, translating into MNKLKKILYVEDDQDIAQITSIVLDEMGQYEVLHVSNGQEAIDQVPVFKPQLILMDVMMPGMDGQEAFIKLKEKGYLNNVPVVFMTAKAQVHEQKKYMELGALGVIVKPFDLEILCATIEDYWKGQ; encoded by the coding sequence ATGAACAAATTAAAAAAAATTCTTTATGTTGAAGATGACCAAGACATTGCTCAAATTACAAGCATTGTTCTTGATGAAATGGGTCAATACGAGGTTTTACATGTATCCAATGGACAAGAAGCTATTGATCAGGTGCCAGTATTTAAGCCACAACTCATTTTGATGGATGTCATGATGCCAGGGATGGATGGGCAGGAAGCTTTTATAAAACTTAAAGAAAAGGGATATTTAAATAATGTCCCGGTTGTGTTTATGACCGCTAAAGCTCAGGTGCACGAACAGAAAAAATATATGGAACTTGGTGCATTAGGGGTTATTGTCAAACCTTTTGACTTAGAAATTTTATGCGCAACCATTGAAGATTATTGGAAGGGTCAATGA
- a CDS encoding cupin domain-containing protein encodes MKTVQLKDVIQFSPEKMQTLTMFKSKRLHTELACFEPGQAQKSQVLPDQDRTYVILEGRCRFTVGRTTREYEAGTAIHVNAGQEHGVINISEQKMVILIATSIPQKK; translated from the coding sequence GTGAAAACAGTTCAACTCAAAGATGTCATTCAATTTTCGCCGGAAAAAATGCAAACCTTGACCATGTTTAAGTCCAAGCGCTTGCATACCGAGTTGGCGTGTTTTGAGCCTGGGCAAGCACAAAAATCTCAAGTTTTGCCGGACCAAGATAGAACCTATGTTATTTTAGAAGGCCGTTGCCGCTTTACCGTGGGCAGAACTACCCGTGAATATGAAGCGGGCACAGCCATTCATGTTAATGCTGGCCAAGAACATGGTGTCATTAACATCAGCGAACAAAAAATGGTGATTTTAATTGCCACATCCATTCCCCAGAAAAAATAA
- a CDS encoding CHASE domain-containing protein has translation MKPLSIKNKSIISIVVWCTVLPVLGSVVSALYFKDVFIPHEEVHFIFEMVGALIALFAVSLLLSHRYRFNFLTNYRVPWIVCGLMSMGILDAFHALAHVGNNFVWLHSLATFVGGVFFAGVLFEQKLNFNNKTYLALGLGTVMVGILSFAFPEQVPSMLEEKEFTFLARLLNIVGGLAFITAAIRLAIKINKDNKKQLMAIVSHCALFGMAGILFELSSVWDVAWWWWHVLRLGAYFALIFLYLEEVSQSRYLHEEKIEKISINKTLALVAPLFIVELLAFSSIIGWLLKIDTMITILPSSSPMQYNTALSFVFCVISFLLLLLHKQTVSLLVSGSVFVFACLTFLQYIFLTDFSIDNLFFNAPKHMALVSDPGRMSPVTAISFMLTTLALILNRQKKIFLACVFSLMIIAITALMIHFLGQKSMYGLASFSRMAIHTGMCFLILAFAFYSYFLKREHHLFDFWKSSPFIIGVVCLIVTVLAWQNTREVVIDQNQKYFDTLVEDKTAQILKRFALYEQALLGGIGFIQGSSEVSRQEWRQYTQALRVDKYLPGSNGIGFIDSVPKDKLAIYQSDVSKNDFKNFKVYPRTEFEEKFVIRFIEPIEINLPAVGLDIGFEKNRRTAAELARDKGEIHLTGKILLVQDEKKMAGFLLLAPLYRKNIKKYNNIEERRKGFLGWVYSPFMARNFVSDIVDVSGDKVSLSIYDQSDRSDETLLYSNTEELGVHGQFKYLNKTQTIKLAHRNWVLRWQPSKNFVAKVDSGLSVIVLVIGLIASILLTGMFYLLAQLYGQSAKLANETKNQLKNLFDHAIDTILTFNTEGKILSINHAGKKMFDLNNQHENSPLSIHQIIPKLSELIEGVQNSDQLMKSNFELTAHRSNGSTFPIEATLSPLYTSSKDKVFSLIFRDITYKKKMDTLKNEFISTVNHELRTPLTAISGSLSLMKMKLKNKVEDKIFSLIELSSRNTKKLIRIVNDLLDMEKIAAGKMEYALETLNINEPTQKAIEDNMGFALEHNIELVFNKSVPDLWVKVDPMRYQQAVTNLISNAIKFSPQQEVVRVTVYRENDHAMVCVADKGPGISESYANKIFDKFSQVDASSKRKAGGTGLGLNITQSIIMAFGGRVFYDTILGKGSKFYIRLPLIHG, from the coding sequence ATGAAGCCATTATCCATAAAAAATAAATCAATAATAAGTATTGTCGTCTGGTGCACAGTTTTACCTGTTTTGGGCAGTGTTGTTTCTGCTTTGTATTTTAAAGATGTTTTTATTCCGCATGAAGAGGTGCATTTTATTTTTGAAATGGTAGGTGCGCTTATTGCCCTGTTTGCGGTATCTTTATTGTTGAGTCATCGGTATCGTTTTAACTTTTTAACGAATTACCGTGTGCCATGGATTGTATGTGGTTTAATGTCCATGGGAATTTTAGATGCCTTTCATGCGCTTGCCCATGTTGGAAATAATTTTGTCTGGCTGCACAGTTTGGCCACCTTTGTGGGTGGAGTGTTTTTTGCGGGGGTTTTGTTTGAGCAGAAGTTAAATTTTAATAACAAGACATATCTTGCCCTAGGCCTTGGAACAGTCATGGTTGGTATTCTGTCTTTTGCTTTTCCCGAGCAGGTTCCTAGCATGCTTGAAGAAAAAGAATTTACATTCCTGGCCAGACTTCTAAACATTGTGGGTGGTTTGGCCTTTATTACAGCGGCAATTAGACTTGCGATCAAGATCAACAAAGATAACAAAAAGCAGTTAATGGCCATCGTTTCACATTGTGCTTTGTTTGGCATGGCCGGTATTTTATTTGAGTTGTCTTCTGTTTGGGATGTGGCTTGGTGGTGGTGGCATGTTTTAAGACTGGGTGCCTATTTTGCGCTTATTTTTCTATACTTAGAAGAGGTGTCTCAAAGTCGTTACCTTCATGAAGAAAAAATAGAAAAAATATCAATAAACAAAACACTTGCACTTGTAGCACCTTTATTCATTGTGGAGCTTCTCGCCTTTTCATCAATCATAGGATGGTTGCTCAAAATAGATACAATGATTACTATTCTTCCAAGCTCATCACCTATGCAATACAACACAGCTTTGTCTTTTGTTTTTTGTGTGATCAGCTTTCTTCTTTTATTGCTGCACAAGCAAACAGTAAGTTTGCTTGTTTCTGGTAGCGTTTTTGTTTTTGCTTGTCTGACCTTTTTGCAATACATTTTTCTAACAGACTTTAGTATTGACAATCTTTTTTTTAATGCCCCCAAGCATATGGCTTTGGTTTCTGATCCAGGAAGAATGTCGCCTGTTACTGCTATAAGTTTTATGTTAACAACCTTGGCATTAATCTTAAACAGGCAAAAAAAAATATTTTTAGCCTGTGTTTTTTCGTTAATGATTATCGCAATTACAGCTTTGATGATTCACTTTTTAGGTCAAAAAAGCATGTATGGTTTGGCGAGTTTTTCACGCATGGCCATTCATACAGGTATGTGTTTCTTAATATTGGCATTTGCTTTCTACAGCTATTTTTTAAAACGTGAACATCATCTTTTTGATTTTTGGAAAAGCTCTCCATTTATTATTGGCGTGGTGTGTCTTATCGTTACGGTATTGGCGTGGCAAAACACTAGAGAAGTTGTTATTGATCAAAATCAAAAATATTTTGATACTTTGGTAGAAGATAAAACAGCACAAATCCTTAAACGTTTTGCCCTCTATGAACAAGCTTTGCTAGGGGGGATTGGTTTTATTCAGGGTTCTTCAGAGGTTAGCCGTCAGGAATGGCGTCAATATACGCAAGCTTTACGTGTTGATAAATATTTACCAGGCTCTAACGGAATTGGTTTTATTGATTCAGTTCCCAAAGACAAGCTTGCTATTTATCAAAGTGATGTCAGTAAGAATGATTTTAAAAATTTTAAGGTTTACCCCAGAACAGAGTTTGAGGAGAAGTTTGTTATTCGTTTTATTGAGCCAATTGAAATTAATTTGCCAGCAGTAGGCTTAGATATCGGTTTTGAAAAAAATCGTAGGACTGCAGCAGAGCTGGCCAGAGACAAAGGTGAAATTCATCTGACAGGAAAAATTTTGCTGGTTCAAGATGAAAAAAAAATGGCAGGCTTTTTGTTGCTAGCACCCTTATATAGAAAAAATATAAAGAAGTACAACAACATAGAAGAGCGTAGAAAGGGGTTTTTAGGTTGGGTGTATTCACCGTTTATGGCCAGAAACTTTGTTTCAGATATTGTAGATGTAAGTGGTGATAAAGTTAGTCTTTCTATTTATGATCAGTCAGATAGGAGTGATGAAACCTTATTGTATTCTAATACAGAAGAGTTGGGTGTGCATGGACAGTTTAAGTATCTAAACAAAACACAAACCATCAAGTTGGCGCATAGAAATTGGGTTTTGCGTTGGCAGCCATCAAAAAACTTTGTGGCCAAAGTTGATTCAGGATTGTCAGTGATTGTTTTGGTGATTGGCTTGATTGCCAGTATACTTTTGACGGGTATGTTTTATTTGTTGGCACAATTGTACGGGCAGTCTGCAAAGCTGGCCAACGAAACAAAAAACCAGCTTAAAAATTTATTTGATCATGCCATTGACACAATTTTAACCTTCAATACAGAAGGAAAAATATTGAGCATTAATCATGCAGGAAAAAAAATGTTTGATTTGAACAACCAACATGAAAATTCTCCGCTTTCAATCCATCAAATAATTCCAAAACTATCAGAATTAATAGAGGGGGTGCAAAACAGTGATCAACTGATGAAGAGTAATTTTGAGCTTACAGCCCATCGATCGAATGGCAGCACTTTTCCCATTGAGGCAACTTTAAGCCCACTGTATACAAGCAGCAAAGATAAAGTGTTTAGTTTAATTTTTAGAGATATCACGTATAAGAAAAAAATGGATACGCTTAAAAATGAGTTTATTTCAACGGTCAACCATGAATTAAGAACACCTCTAACAGCTATTTCAGGATCATTAAGTCTCATGAAAATGAAGCTTAAAAACAAAGTAGAAGACAAAATATTTAGTCTTATTGAATTGTCATCCAGAAATACAAAAAAACTCATTAGAATAGTAAATGATCTTTTGGATATGGAAAAAATTGCTGCCGGAAAAATGGAATATGCCCTTGAAACCTTGAATATCAATGAGCCAACCCAAAAAGCCATAGAAGATAATATGGGCTTTGCTTTAGAGCATAATATTGAGTTGGTGTTTAATAAAAGTGTGCCTGATTTATGGGTTAAGGTTGACCCCATGCGCTATCAACAGGCAGTAACCAATTTGATATCCAATGCAATCAAATTCTCACCCCAACAAGAAGTAGTTCGTGTTACAGTTTATAGAGAAAATGATCACGCAATGGTTTGTGTAGCAGATAAAGGTCCTGGTATATCAGAAAGCTATGCCAATAAAATATTTGATAAGTTTTCACAAGTGGATGCTTCATCCAAAAGAAAAGCAGGTGGAACAGGTCTTGGCTTAAATATAACTCAATCCATTATAATGGCTTTTGGGGGAAGAGTTTTTTATGATACAATTTTAGGAAAAGGCAGTAAGTTTTATATTCGATTGCCTCTCATTCATGGATAG
- a CDS encoding 2-oxoacid:acceptor oxidoreductase subunit alpha, which produces MTEKKNINKQTLDQVTIRFAGDSGDGMQLTGSQFTNTSAVLGNDVATFPDFPAEIRAPAGSLPGVSGFQICFSSHDIKTPGDTPDVLVAMNPAALKVHLKDLAKGGLIIANEDAFTEPNLKKAGYANNPLEDDSLSYFRVIQVPISKLNAQALEDVELSNKEVNRSKNFFALGLMYWLYNRPMDTTLDWIESKFSKLPQIVLANSKALKAGYHYGETAELFTTSYEVPKAQLPVGTYRQLTGNQALAQGLVAAIALLNQNRQDKKKAFYASYPITPASDILHELSKHKNFNVMTFQAEDEIAAVGAAIGAAFGGHVAITGTSGPGLALKSEAIGLAVMTELPLVVVNVQRAGPSTGMPTKTEQADLLQAMYGRNGESPCIIVAPGSPGECFDYAIEAVRLAIKYMCPVILLSDGYLANGAEPWAIPAVENLKPIEIDEAVNKADYQPYMRNEDTLARPWVSPGVEGLEHRIGGLEKEHISGNVSYDPQNHEFMTHIRQEKVDRVADSLPKTDIFGEATGDVLVVGWGCTQGAIISAVEELQKIGKKVSSLHVRYINPLPKDLLPIMQGYKTVLVVELNTGQLKKLLRSQYAMDIKGYHKVQGQPLKISEVKQAILEYV; this is translated from the coding sequence GTGACAGAAAAAAAGAACATAAATAAACAAACTTTAGATCAAGTGACCATTCGTTTTGCTGGAGATTCCGGTGATGGTATGCAGTTGACAGGCTCGCAGTTCACCAATACCTCAGCGGTTTTGGGCAACGACGTGGCCACGTTTCCTGATTTTCCTGCTGAAATTAGAGCCCCCGCCGGTTCATTGCCAGGGGTCAGTGGTTTTCAAATTTGTTTTTCCAGCCATGATATTAAAACGCCGGGAGATACACCGGATGTTTTGGTAGCCATGAATCCTGCGGCTTTAAAAGTGCATCTTAAAGATTTGGCCAAAGGTGGGTTGATCATTGCCAACGAAGATGCCTTCACCGAGCCCAATTTAAAAAAAGCCGGCTACGCCAACAACCCACTTGAAGATGATAGCTTAAGCTATTTTCGTGTAATTCAAGTTCCCATTAGTAAACTCAATGCGCAAGCGCTTGAAGATGTTGAGTTGAGCAATAAAGAAGTTAATCGCAGTAAAAACTTTTTTGCCTTGGGTTTGATGTACTGGTTGTACAACCGGCCAATGGACACGACGCTGGATTGGATTGAAAGCAAGTTTTCCAAGTTACCGCAAATCGTTCTTGCCAACAGCAAGGCGCTTAAAGCTGGATATCACTATGGAGAAACAGCAGAGCTGTTTACCACAAGCTATGAAGTCCCCAAAGCTCAATTGCCAGTAGGAACCTACAGGCAGTTAACCGGTAACCAAGCTTTGGCGCAAGGTTTGGTTGCAGCCATTGCCCTGCTTAACCAAAATCGGCAGGATAAGAAAAAAGCGTTTTATGCCAGTTATCCCATTACGCCAGCCTCAGATATTTTGCATGAGTTGTCCAAGCATAAAAATTTTAATGTCATGACCTTTCAAGCAGAAGATGAAATTGCCGCTGTTGGCGCGGCCATTGGCGCAGCTTTTGGCGGACATGTTGCAATTACTGGAACCAGTGGTCCAGGACTTGCGTTAAAAAGTGAAGCCATTGGCTTGGCGGTGATGACCGAGTTGCCTTTGGTGGTGGTCAATGTTCAACGCGCTGGTCCAAGTACAGGTATGCCCACCAAAACAGAACAAGCGGATTTACTGCAAGCCATGTATGGGCGGAACGGTGAGAGCCCGTGTATTATTGTGGCACCAGGCAGTCCTGGAGAGTGTTTTGACTATGCCATTGAGGCTGTGCGCCTGGCCATTAAGTACATGTGCCCAGTGATTCTATTAAGTGATGGTTATTTGGCCAATGGTGCTGAACCTTGGGCTATTCCAGCTGTAGAAAACCTTAAGCCTATTGAAATTGATGAAGCAGTGAATAAAGCTGATTATCAGCCCTACATGCGCAATGAGGATACTTTGGCCAGACCTTGGGTAAGCCCTGGAGTAGAAGGCTTGGAGCATCGTATTGGGGGCTTGGAAAAAGAACACATCTCAGGAAATGTCAGCTATGACCCACAAAATCATGAGTTTATGACGCATATCCGTCAAGAAAAAGTTGACCGCGTAGCAGACAGCTTACCCAAGACAGATATTTTTGGTGAAGCAACTGGAGACGTTTTGGTTGTGGGTTGGGGCTGTACGCAAGGTGCCATTATTAGTGCTGTAGAAGAGTTGCAAAAGATAGGTAAAAAAGTCAGCAGTCTGCATGTCCGTTATATTAATCCTTTACCCAAAGACTTGCTTCCCATCATGCAAGGCTATAAAACGGTTTTGGTGGTTGAGCTCAATACCGGACAGCTGAAAAAACTTTTGCGCAGCCAATATGCCATGGATATTAAAGGTTATCATAAGGTGCAGGGCCAGCCTTTGAAAATAAGTGAAGTTAAACAAGCCATTTTGGAGTATGTGTAA
- a CDS encoding 2-oxoacid:ferredoxin oxidoreductase subunit beta, which produces MQNKPLTKADFSSDQEVRWCPGCGDYAILAAVQRMLPKLGIAKEKVVFISGIGCSSRFPYYMNTYGFHTIHGRALTIATGLACTRPDLTIFVITGDGDALSIGGNHFLHALRRNVNLNVLCFNNKIYGLTKGQYSPTSEVGKKTKSTPYGSLDTPLSALSLALAAEGSFVARSVDIFAAHLTQTMEAAVAHKGLSFVEIYQNCNIFNDGAHADITDKDKRDDNILYLEAGKPMVFGKNMDKGIMINSANELTVEQLGKDKTEKDCLVHNSDINNLGIHHQLAQMNLPNFPVPMGIVRQHSRPIYDQLINEQLDAVIKQKGEGNLQELIKGPQTWQVD; this is translated from the coding sequence ATGCAAAATAAACCGTTAACAAAAGCAGACTTTAGCTCAGATCAGGAAGTCAGATGGTGTCCGGGCTGTGGCGATTATGCTATTTTAGCAGCCGTCCAGCGCATGCTGCCAAAACTTGGTATTGCCAAAGAAAAAGTTGTGTTTATTTCAGGCATTGGCTGTTCCAGCCGCTTTCCATACTATATGAACACCTATGGTTTTCATACCATTCATGGCCGTGCCTTGACCATTGCTACAGGTCTAGCCTGTACCCGGCCAGACCTAACTATTTTTGTGATTACCGGTGACGGCGATGCCTTGTCCATTGGCGGCAATCACTTTTTGCATGCCTTAAGGCGCAATGTTAATTTGAACGTTTTATGTTTCAACAATAAAATTTATGGCTTAACCAAAGGTCAATATTCGCCAACTTCAGAAGTGGGTAAAAAAACCAAATCCACACCTTATGGTTCTCTTGATACGCCTTTGTCTGCGCTGTCTTTGGCCTTAGCAGCAGAAGGAAGTTTTGTGGCACGGTCCGTGGATATTTTTGCGGCGCATTTGACCCAAACCATGGAAGCGGCCGTAGCCCACAAGGGTTTGTCTTTTGTTGAGATTTATCAAAACTGCAATATTTTTAATGATGGAGCGCATGCTGATATTACGGATAAAGATAAACGCGACGACAATATTTTGTACCTTGAAGCGGGTAAACCCATGGTTTTTGGCAAAAATATGGATAAAGGTATTATGATCAATTCCGCCAATGAGTTAACCGTTGAGCAGTTGGGTAAAGACAAAACAGAAAAAGATTGTTTGGTTCACAACTCAGATATAAATAATTTAGGGATTCATCATCAGTTGGCTCAAATGAACCTTCCCAATTTTCCAGTCCCCATGGGTATCGTAAGACAACATTCTCGACCCATTTATGACCAGCTCATCAATGAACAGTTGGATGCCGTCATCAAACAAAAAGGAGAAGGCAATTTACAGGAGTTAATTAAAGGGCCTCAGACGTGGCAGGTGGATTAA
- a CDS encoding DUF2214 family protein, with protein MSFIIASLHYYGFAIALAAYIMRAQWFKRAGEISLDLALKRLKGIHILLHVGLFLSLLTGFYRLFAGTDKAVAFYMKQGIFHGKLGLVFLLIFVELVCVFKAVAWTKKGYVEGAKMQAKSFKMIHMISMHLYAVIPFIAAAVARGMGL; from the coding sequence ATGAGTTTTATTATTGCATCATTACATTATTACGGGTTTGCCATTGCGCTTGCCGCATATATTATGCGAGCACAATGGTTTAAGCGAGCAGGAGAAATATCTTTGGATTTAGCCCTAAAGCGCCTCAAAGGTATTCATATTCTTTTGCATGTTGGACTGTTCTTGTCTTTGCTGACTGGTTTTTACCGTTTGTTTGCTGGCACAGATAAAGCAGTGGCCTTTTACATGAAGCAAGGCATTTTTCATGGTAAATTGGGCCTGGTGTTCTTACTTATTTTTGTTGAACTTGTTTGTGTGTTTAAAGCTGTGGCTTGGACAAAAAAAGGGTATGTTGAAGGCGCAAAAATGCAAGCTAAAAGCTTTAAAATGATTCACATGATCAGCATGCATCTCTATGCAGTTATCCCTTTTATTGCAGCTGCAGTAGCTAGAGGAATGGGCTTGTAA